The Bacillus xiapuensis genome window below encodes:
- the ispD gene encoding 2-C-methyl-D-erythritol 4-phosphate cytidylyltransferase, with the protein MEYQVVIPAAGQGKRMKAGKNKLLLSLRGLPVIIHTLQVFEKDPNCEGIILAVQPEERQLFTDLIRQYQIAKVRGLADGGKERQHSVYNGLKQIGKDGIVLVHDGARPFITADIIQELVVQAEAAGAAVVAVPVKDTIKRVENGKVAETVERASLWSVQTPQAFRVSALLNAHEQAERDGFLGTDDASLAERIHLPVQIVEGDYDNIKLTTPEDLFVAEAIIQKRKTL; encoded by the coding sequence ATGGAATATCAAGTGGTGATTCCCGCGGCGGGACAAGGCAAGCGGATGAAAGCGGGCAAGAATAAATTGCTTTTGTCTTTGCGGGGCCTTCCGGTGATTATCCACACATTGCAAGTGTTTGAGAAGGATCCGAACTGCGAAGGAATAATATTAGCTGTACAGCCGGAAGAAAGACAGCTTTTCACCGATTTAATCCGCCAATATCAAATAGCTAAAGTTCGCGGTCTGGCCGATGGAGGAAAAGAACGCCAGCATAGCGTATATAACGGGCTGAAGCAAATTGGCAAAGACGGGATTGTACTCGTGCATGATGGAGCCCGGCCGTTTATTACAGCGGACATCATTCAAGAGCTTGTTGTACAAGCCGAGGCAGCAGGAGCAGCGGTAGTCGCTGTTCCGGTGAAGGATACGATTAAGCGTGTAGAGAATGGAAAAGTAGCGGAGACAGTAGAACGCGCTAGCTTGTGGTCCGTGCAAACGCCACAAGCTTTTCGCGTATCTGCTTTGCTGAACGCGCATGAGCAAGCAGAACGAGACGGTTTTTTAGGCACGGATGATGCCTCGCTTGCGGAAAGAATCCATCTTCCTGTGCAAATTGTAGAAGGAGATTATGATAATATTAAACTGACAACGCCTGAGGATCTTTTTGTTGCTGAGGCGATCATTCAAAAAAGAAAGACACTATAA
- a CDS encoding PIN/TRAM domain-containing protein encodes MLKRLVQAGFIILGGTLGVILIPDLLKLISLDQVHLINNPYVAAILGAIIFYMLTFWAVDYIVGFVKWLEDRIVTAPLTDILSGSLGLILGLIVAFLAGNTLNSIENPIASTVAPIFLTLLLGYLGFQVGLKKRDEIKGLFSLNKGAKKKEAEAAETPRQSKNYYKILDTSVIIDGRIADICQTGFLEGCLIIPHFVLEELQHIADSSDTLKRTKGRRGLDILNRIQKKISVDVEITERDFEDIHEVDSKLVKLAKEMQGIVVTNDFNLNKVCELQNVQVLNINDLANAVKPLVIPGEEMQILVIKDGKEQKQGIGYLDDGTMIVVEEGRDYIGKQIDVIVTSVLQTSAGRMIFAKPKLAEKAL; translated from the coding sequence ATGTTAAAGCGTCTCGTGCAGGCGGGATTTATTATATTAGGCGGCACATTAGGTGTTATTCTTATTCCGGACTTATTAAAATTAATTAGCTTAGATCAAGTGCACTTAATAAATAACCCGTATGTTGCAGCGATACTAGGAGCGATTATTTTCTATATGCTGACCTTTTGGGCAGTTGATTATATTGTGGGTTTTGTAAAATGGCTGGAAGATCGGATCGTTACCGCTCCATTGACGGACATTCTTTCTGGAAGTTTAGGCTTAATCTTAGGGTTGATTGTCGCTTTTTTGGCAGGGAATACACTAAATTCGATTGAAAATCCCATTGCCAGTACGGTGGCCCCCATCTTTTTAACACTGTTACTCGGTTATCTAGGCTTCCAAGTCGGGTTAAAAAAGCGGGATGAAATAAAAGGTCTCTTTTCTTTAAATAAAGGCGCAAAGAAAAAAGAAGCCGAAGCGGCAGAAACACCTAGGCAGTCAAAGAACTATTATAAAATTTTAGACACGAGTGTCATCATCGACGGAAGAATTGCGGATATTTGCCAAACTGGGTTTTTGGAGGGCTGCTTGATTATTCCGCATTTTGTTTTGGAAGAGCTTCAGCATATTGCTGATTCCTCCGATACACTTAAACGGACCAAAGGACGCCGGGGGTTGGATATTTTAAACCGCATTCAAAAGAAAATTTCAGTCGATGTAGAAATCACTGAGCGAGATTTTGAAGATATTCATGAAGTTGACAGCAAGCTGGTCAAGCTTGCTAAAGAAATGCAGGGAATTGTCGTAACCAACGATTTTAATTTAAACAAAGTTTGTGAGCTGCAAAACGTGCAGGTGCTGAATATTAATGATTTAGCCAATGCTGTTAAGCCGCTGGTGATTCCTGGTGAGGAAATGCAAATACTGGTGATCAAAGACGGGAAAGAGCAAAAGCAAGGCATTGGCTATTTAGATGACGGTACCATGATCGTCGTGGAAGAAGGGCGAGATTATATTGGCAAGCAAATCGATGTGATTGTGACGAGTGTGCTGCAAACGTCAGCAGGCCGAATGATTTTTGCCAAGCCGAAATTAGCTGAAAAAGCGCTTTAA
- the clpC gene encoding ATP-dependent protease ATP-binding subunit ClpC codes for MMFGRFTERAQKVLALAQEEAIRLGHSNIGTEHILLGLVREGEGIAAKALYGLGLSSEKIQQEVENLIGKGEGAAQTIHYTPRAKKVTELSMDEARKLGHSYVGTEHILLGLIREGEGVAARVLSNLGVSLNKARQQVLQLLGSNESNGHQGGTASNVNTPTLDSLARDLTAVAREGSLDPVIGRSKEIQRVIEVLSRRTKNNPVLIGEPGVGKTAIAEGLAQQIINNEVPETLRNKRVMTLDMGTVVAGTKYRGEFEDRLKKVMDEIRQAGNIILFIDELHTLIGAGGAEGAIDASNILKPSLARGELQCIGATTLDEYRKYIEKDAALERRFQPIQVDEPSLEESIQILKGLRDRYEAHHRVSITDEAIEAAVKMSDRYISDRFLPDKAIDLIDEAGSKVRLRSFTTPPNLKEMEIKLEGIRNEKDAAVQSQEFEKAASLRDSEQKLREELERTKNEWKEKQGKENSEVTVEDIAIVVSSWTGIPVSKLAQTETERLLNLEEILHSRLIGQEEAVKAVSKAVRRARAGLKDPKRPIGSFIFLGPTGVGKTELAKALAEAMFGDEDAMIRVDMSEYMEKHSTSRLVGSPPGYVGYDEGGQLTEKVRRKPYSVILLDEIEKAHPDVFNILLQVLEDGRLTDSKGRTVDFRNTVLIMTSNVGAQSLKRNKYVGFSVQDGEQDFKDMKEKVFEELKRAFRPEFLNRIDEMIVFHSLEKKHLKEIVTLMAEQLTNRLKEQEIHVELTEAAKEKIAEEGYDPEYGARPLRRALQKQVEDRLSEELLKGEVLKGQHVIVDVENNEFVVKTKEPSTA; via the coding sequence ATGATGTTTGGTCGTTTTACCGAAAGAGCTCAGAAGGTATTGGCGCTTGCGCAGGAAGAAGCTATTCGTCTGGGGCACAGCAATATTGGCACGGAACATATATTGCTAGGTTTAGTGCGAGAAGGGGAAGGCATTGCTGCCAAAGCCTTGTACGGACTCGGACTCAGCTCTGAAAAAATTCAGCAGGAAGTAGAGAATTTAATCGGCAAAGGGGAGGGGGCTGCACAAACGATTCACTACACCCCCCGTGCTAAAAAAGTGACAGAGCTTTCAATGGATGAAGCTAGGAAGCTTGGCCATTCCTACGTCGGCACGGAACATATACTGCTGGGCTTAATACGGGAAGGAGAGGGAGTAGCTGCTCGCGTGCTCAGCAATTTAGGTGTCAGCTTAAACAAAGCTCGCCAGCAAGTTCTGCAACTGCTGGGAAGCAATGAATCAAATGGCCATCAAGGCGGAACGGCCTCTAATGTGAATACACCGACCCTTGACAGCCTGGCACGCGATTTAACAGCTGTTGCGCGAGAAGGCAGTCTGGATCCGGTCATCGGCCGCAGCAAAGAGATTCAGCGTGTGATCGAAGTGCTCAGCAGAAGAACGAAAAACAATCCGGTATTAATCGGTGAACCGGGAGTAGGCAAAACAGCCATTGCTGAGGGGCTTGCTCAGCAAATTATCAATAATGAAGTACCGGAGACTCTTCGAAATAAGCGAGTCATGACATTGGATATGGGAACAGTGGTAGCTGGAACGAAGTATCGCGGTGAATTTGAGGATCGCTTAAAGAAAGTAATGGATGAAATTCGTCAGGCCGGAAACATTATTCTATTTATCGATGAGCTGCATACGTTGATTGGAGCAGGCGGAGCGGAAGGAGCCATTGATGCCTCCAATATTTTAAAGCCGTCGCTTGCCCGCGGCGAATTGCAATGCATCGGGGCGACTACTCTGGATGAATACCGCAAATACATTGAAAAAGATGCAGCCCTTGAACGCCGCTTCCAGCCAATCCAAGTGGATGAACCGTCTCTGGAAGAATCCATTCAGATTTTAAAAGGGTTAAGAGACCGCTATGAAGCTCATCACCGTGTCTCGATTACAGATGAAGCTATTGAGGCAGCGGTGAAAATGTCAGACCGCTACATCTCTGATCGGTTTTTGCCGGATAAAGCGATTGACTTGATTGACGAAGCAGGTTCTAAAGTACGCTTGCGCTCATTTACAACGCCTCCTAATCTCAAAGAGATGGAAATCAAATTAGAAGGCATTCGCAACGAGAAAGACGCCGCAGTCCAAAGCCAGGAGTTTGAAAAGGCAGCTTCTCTGCGCGATTCCGAGCAAAAGCTGCGGGAAGAATTGGAAAGAACGAAAAATGAATGGAAAGAAAAGCAAGGAAAAGAGAACAGCGAGGTCACAGTGGAGGATATTGCTATTGTCGTCTCCAGCTGGACGGGAATTCCTGTATCCAAGCTCGCGCAAACAGAAACGGAAAGACTGCTGAATTTAGAAGAAATTCTCCATTCCCGCCTGATTGGCCAAGAGGAGGCCGTCAAGGCTGTGTCAAAAGCGGTCCGCCGTGCCAGAGCCGGACTGAAAGATCCCAAACGCCCGATCGGTTCCTTCATCTTCTTAGGGCCAACAGGCGTCGGAAAAACGGAGCTGGCCAAAGCTTTAGCAGAAGCAATGTTTGGCGACGAGGATGCGATGATCCGAGTCGACATGTCCGAATATATGGAGAAGCATTCGACTTCCCGGCTTGTAGGATCCCCTCCAGGCTATGTCGGATATGATGAAGGCGGACAGCTGACAGAGAAAGTTCGCCGCAAGCCGTACTCAGTGATTTTGCTGGATGAAATTGAAAAAGCCCATCCGGATGTATTCAATATACTCTTGCAAGTGCTAGAAGACGGCCGTTTAACAGATTCTAAGGGACGTACCGTTGATTTCCGCAACACCGTCTTAATCATGACATCCAATGTTGGAGCGCAGTCACTAAAGCGCAATAAGTATGTCGGGTTCAGTGTTCAAGATGGGGAACAGGACTTTAAAGACATGAAGGAGAAAGTGTTTGAAGAATTGAAGCGCGCCTTTCGTCCTGAGTTTCTTAACCGCATTGATGAGATGATTGTCTTCCATTCTTTAGAGAAGAAGCATCTGAAAGAAATTGTTACGCTCATGGCGGAGCAATTAACGAACCGTTTGAAAGAGCAGGAGATTCATGTTGAGCTGACAGAGGCTGCGAAAGAGAAAATCGCAGAGGAAGGATATGATCCTGAATATGGAGCACGCCCATTGCGCCGGGCGCTTCAGAAACAAGTGGAGGACCGTTTGTCCGAAGAATTGTTAAAAGGGGAAGTATTAAAGGGTCAGCATGTCATTGTGGATGTAGAAAACAACGAATTTGTTGTGAAAACGAAAGAGCCATCGACTGCCTGA
- the radA gene encoding DNA repair protein RadA: MVKKKTKFICQSCGYESPKWMGRCPGCNQWNQMVEEVAVTGTPKRTFMHSESTVAAKPAKLSAVETVQEPRVTTEIKEFNRVLGGGVVPGSLILIGGDPGIGKSTLLLQVSSQLSAKRNKVLYISGEESIKQTKLRADRLAVKNDQLFIYSETNLQLIHAAIQEMKPAFVIIDSIQTVYHPEVTSAPGSVSQVRECTAELMRIAKMNGIAIFIVGHVTKEGAIAGPRLLEHMVDTVLYFEGERHHTYRILRAVKNRFGSTNEMGIFEMKEMGLEEVANPSEIFLEERSQGASGSTVVASMEGTRPVLVEIQALISPTVFGNPRRMATGIDHNRVTLLMAVLEKRVGLLLQNQDAYLKVAGGVKLDEPAIDLAVTVSIASSFRDEPTNPSDCIIGEVGLTGEVRRVSRIEQRVSEAAKLGFTRIIIPANNLGGWKIPNNVKVVGVSTVNEALKAVFGK, encoded by the coding sequence ATGGTAAAGAAAAAGACAAAATTTATTTGTCAGTCATGCGGATATGAATCACCCAAGTGGATGGGAAGATGCCCTGGCTGCAATCAATGGAATCAAATGGTGGAGGAAGTGGCGGTAACAGGAACGCCAAAGCGGACATTTATGCATTCGGAATCAACAGTCGCTGCAAAGCCCGCCAAGCTGTCTGCCGTAGAAACCGTGCAGGAGCCGAGAGTGACCACGGAGATAAAGGAGTTTAACCGCGTGCTTGGCGGCGGTGTAGTGCCCGGTTCATTAATATTGATAGGTGGTGATCCGGGAATTGGCAAGTCCACCTTGCTATTGCAGGTTTCTTCGCAGCTAAGCGCCAAGAGAAATAAAGTCCTGTATATATCGGGGGAAGAATCAATCAAGCAGACAAAACTGCGGGCGGACCGGTTAGCTGTTAAGAATGACCAGCTATTTATTTATTCTGAAACAAACTTGCAGCTAATTCATGCAGCCATTCAAGAGATGAAACCGGCTTTTGTCATTATCGACTCCATCCAAACCGTCTATCACCCTGAAGTGACATCCGCACCCGGAAGCGTATCTCAAGTGAGAGAATGTACAGCAGAGCTGATGCGAATCGCTAAAATGAATGGGATAGCGATCTTTATTGTCGGGCATGTGACGAAAGAAGGTGCTATTGCCGGACCTCGATTATTGGAACATATGGTGGACACTGTGTTATATTTTGAAGGAGAGCGTCACCACACCTATCGGATATTGCGTGCTGTGAAAAACCGATTTGGCTCCACTAATGAAATGGGCATTTTTGAAATGAAGGAAATGGGATTGGAGGAAGTAGCCAACCCATCGGAAATATTCTTGGAAGAGCGTTCGCAAGGGGCATCCGGTTCAACGGTTGTCGCTTCTATGGAAGGCACGAGACCCGTGCTTGTAGAAATTCAAGCCCTTATTTCTCCTACTGTTTTCGGTAATCCGCGGCGGATGGCAACGGGCATTGACCATAACCGCGTCACGCTTTTAATGGCAGTGCTTGAAAAGCGGGTTGGACTGCTGCTGCAAAATCAAGATGCATACTTGAAGGTTGCTGGAGGGGTTAAGCTCGATGAGCCGGCGATTGATCTGGCTGTGACAGTCAGCATTGCTTCCAGCTTTCGAGATGAGCCGACCAATCCGAGCGACTGCATAATCGGAGAAGTGGGATTGACAGGAGAGGTCAGAAGAGTATCAAGAATTGAGCAAAGAGTCTCTGAAGCAGCTAAGCTAGGTTTTACACGCATCATTATTCCCGCTAATAATTTAGGGGGATGGAAAATACCGAATAATGTTAAGGTGGTAGGCGTGTCTACGGTAAATGAAGCGTTGAAGGCGGTTTTTGGTAAGTGA
- the cysE gene encoding serine O-acetyltransferase: protein MLKEDIDTIFEQDPAARSYMEVILTYSGLHAIWSHRLAHGFYKRKFYFLARLISQISRFFTGIEIHPGAKIGRRLFIDHGMGVVIGETCEIGNNVTLYQGVTLGGTGKEKGKRHPTVKDNALIATGAKVLGSITVGENSKIGAGSVVLKDVPPNSTVVGIPGKIVVRDGKKIKKDLNHRDLPDPVADRIIEMEKEINHLKQELEEVRKGVYQK from the coding sequence ATGCTTAAAGAAGATATTGATACGATATTTGAGCAGGATCCGGCTGCCCGAAGCTATATGGAAGTGATTTTAACGTACTCTGGATTACATGCGATATGGAGTCATCGTTTAGCTCATGGCTTTTATAAGAGAAAGTTTTATTTCCTCGCCCGCTTGATCTCACAAATCAGCCGTTTCTTCACTGGGATTGAAATTCATCCCGGAGCGAAGATTGGCCGCCGGCTATTCATTGACCATGGCATGGGTGTGGTGATTGGTGAAACATGTGAGATTGGCAATAATGTCACTTTGTATCAAGGCGTCACCCTTGGAGGCACCGGCAAAGAAAAAGGCAAGCGGCACCCAACAGTGAAGGATAACGCACTCATAGCGACCGGGGCGAAGGTGCTTGGCTCCATTACAGTCGGAGAGAATTCGAAAATCGGCGCAGGTTCCGTAGTACTGAAGGATGTTCCTCCTAATTCAACCGTTGTCGGCATCCCTGGGAAAATCGTCGTTCGCGACGGCAAGAAAATAAAAAAGGATTTGAATCACAGAGATTTGCCGGACCCTGTAGCGGATCGGATCATAGAGATGGAGAAGGAAATAAATCATCTTAAACAAGAGCTTGAAGAGGTTAGGAAAGGAGTCTATCAAAAATGA
- a CDS encoding protein arginine kinase, protein MSLERFMNQAVSSWMSSEGPHSDIVLTSRVRLARNLSEYKFPSLLKAEEAAALTKDVAEAVQSDDSLELLMMENLSPLQKRVLVEKHLISPYLANASEHGAVLLTEREDISVMINEEDHIRIQCLFPGLQLKEALAKADEIDDAIEQKVQYAFDEQKGYLTSCPTNVGTGLRASVMMHLPGLVLTQQLNRIIPAISQLGLVVRGIYGEGSEALGNIFQISNQLTLGKSEADIVEDLLSVVHQIISQEQLARETLVHNSGIRLEDKVFRSYGVLTNSRIIETKEAAQCLSDVRLGIDIGYIHNISRSILNELMILTQPGFLQQYAGGPLYPEERDVRRAALIRERLQMEENR, encoded by the coding sequence ATGTCTTTAGAAAGATTTATGAACCAAGCCGTAAGTTCTTGGATGAGCAGTGAAGGGCCGCATTCAGATATTGTGCTAACTTCCAGAGTGCGTCTTGCAAGAAACTTATCAGAATATAAGTTTCCATCTTTGCTGAAAGCGGAAGAAGCTGCAGCGCTGACAAAGGATGTAGCAGAGGCCGTGCAATCGGATGATTCGTTAGAGCTTCTAATGATGGAGAACTTATCTCCTTTGCAAAAGAGAGTGCTAGTTGAAAAGCATTTAATCAGTCCTTATCTAGCGAACGCATCCGAGCATGGCGCTGTTCTTCTCACGGAACGAGAAGATATTAGCGTGATGATCAATGAAGAAGACCATATCCGGATTCAATGTTTGTTTCCAGGTTTGCAGCTGAAAGAAGCGTTAGCAAAGGCGGATGAGATTGATGATGCTATTGAGCAAAAGGTGCAGTATGCGTTTGATGAGCAGAAAGGTTATTTAACCAGCTGTCCGACCAACGTAGGAACAGGGTTAAGAGCATCCGTGATGATGCATCTTCCGGGCCTCGTATTAACGCAGCAGCTCAATCGAATTATTCCGGCTATCAGCCAGTTAGGATTAGTTGTTAGAGGAATTTATGGGGAAGGCAGCGAAGCTTTAGGTAATATATTTCAAATTTCCAACCAGCTGACGCTTGGAAAGTCCGAAGCCGATATTGTCGAAGATTTATTGAGTGTTGTTCATCAAATCATTTCCCAAGAACAGCTGGCAAGAGAGACTTTAGTTCATAACTCCGGCATTCGGTTGGAGGATAAAGTTTTCCGCTCTTATGGTGTTTTAACCAACAGCCGCATTATTGAAACGAAAGAAGCGGCGCAATGCTTGTCCGATGTAAGACTTGGAATTGATATTGGGTATATTCACAATATCTCCAGAAGTATTCTAAATGAATTAATGATTTTAACTCAGCCGGGATTTTTGCAGCAATATGCCGGCGGGCCGCTTTATCCTGAGGAACGGGATGTCCGGCGGGCGGCACTGATTCGCGAGCGATTGCAGATGGAAGAAAATCGTTGA
- a CDS encoding UvrB/UvrC motif-containing protein yields MICEECKERPATLHFTKAVNGEKTELHLCEKCAQEKGEQYMFNLNPDFSINNLLSGLFNIESAFSSKPTGYPQQKPLKCDLCQMSFQQFVNTGKFGCPHCYETFREQLIPILKRLQNGNIVHRGKIPERMGGALHIKKEIQILKGQLQQAIVQEEFEAAADLRDQIRSLETKLLNEGGES; encoded by the coding sequence TTGATTTGCGAAGAATGTAAGGAGAGACCAGCAACTTTACACTTTACGAAAGCAGTAAACGGTGAAAAAACAGAATTGCACCTATGTGAAAAATGCGCACAGGAAAAGGGAGAACAATATATGTTCAATCTCAATCCCGACTTTTCCATTAATAATCTTCTTAGCGGCCTATTTAATATAGAATCTGCTTTTTCGTCAAAACCAACCGGGTATCCGCAGCAGAAGCCGTTAAAATGCGATCTTTGTCAAATGTCATTTCAGCAATTTGTTAATACCGGTAAGTTTGGCTGCCCTCATTGCTATGAAACATTCCGGGAGCAGCTGATTCCTATTTTAAAACGGCTGCAAAATGGAAATATTGTACACAGAGGGAAGATACCAGAAAGAATGGGTGGGGCTCTTCACATCAAAAAAGAGATCCAAATACTAAAAGGACAGCTTCAGCAAGCGATCGTTCAGGAAGAATTTGAAGCCGCTGCCGATTTGCGTGATCAAATTCGTTCTCTTGAAACCAAGCTGCTTAATGAAGGAGGAGAGTCCTGA
- the gltX gene encoding glutamate--tRNA ligase — MANDIRVRYAPSPTGHLHIGNARTALFNYLFARSQGGKFIIRIEDTDQKRNIEGGEQSQLTYLRWLGMDWDEGVDVGGEYGPYRQSERNHIYKKYYEQLLEEGKAYKCYCTSEELEAEREAQQAAGKDMPGYSGKCRHLTAEEQAKLEAEGRQPSIRIKVPKGEVLAFTDMVKGEVSFDSDDINDFVIVKRDGTPTYNFAVAVDDYLMEMTHVLRGDDHISNTPKQLLIYKALGWEPPIFGHMTLIVNESRKKLSKRDESIIQFIEQYKDLGYLPEALFNFIALLGWSPKGEEEIFSKEEFIEIFDAERLSKSPALFDQQKLVWMNNQYMKQADLDRVVDLALPHLIKAGRITENLSGEQQEWVRHLIALYQEKMSYGAEIVELSELFFKEDIAYEAEAKEVLQEEQVPEVMAAFLAKVKELETFEADEIKKAIKAVQKETGHKGKKLFMPIRAAVTGQTHGPDLPKAIELLGQETVQARVAKIIG; from the coding sequence ATGGCTAATGACATTCGTGTGCGTTATGCGCCAAGCCCAACAGGCCACCTACATATTGGAAATGCGCGGACAGCGCTGTTTAATTATTTATTTGCCCGCAGTCAAGGCGGAAAATTTATTATTCGAATCGAGGATACCGATCAAAAACGAAACATTGAAGGCGGCGAGCAAAGTCAGCTGACCTATTTGCGCTGGCTTGGGATGGATTGGGACGAAGGTGTAGATGTAGGCGGAGAGTATGGTCCCTATCGTCAATCAGAGCGGAATCATATTTATAAAAAGTATTATGAGCAGCTGCTGGAAGAAGGCAAAGCTTATAAGTGCTATTGTACTTCAGAGGAGCTTGAAGCAGAACGGGAAGCTCAGCAGGCAGCGGGAAAAGATATGCCCGGATATTCTGGAAAATGCCGTCATTTAACGGCAGAAGAGCAAGCCAAACTTGAAGCGGAAGGACGGCAGCCAAGCATTCGTATTAAAGTGCCTAAGGGAGAAGTGCTGGCCTTTACCGATATGGTAAAAGGGGAAGTGTCTTTTGACTCCGATGATATAAATGATTTTGTCATTGTCAAAAGAGACGGCACACCAACGTATAATTTTGCTGTCGCGGTAGATGACTATTTAATGGAAATGACCCACGTATTGCGCGGAGACGACCATATTTCCAATACTCCAAAGCAATTATTGATATATAAAGCGCTCGGCTGGGAACCGCCAATCTTCGGTCATATGACGCTGATCGTCAACGAAAGCCGCAAAAAATTAAGTAAGCGTGATGAGTCGATCATTCAATTTATTGAGCAATACAAGGATCTTGGCTACTTGCCTGAAGCGCTGTTTAACTTTATTGCCCTGCTTGGCTGGTCTCCTAAGGGAGAAGAGGAAATTTTCTCGAAAGAAGAATTTATCGAAATCTTTGATGCTGAGCGTTTGTCTAAATCCCCGGCTTTATTTGATCAGCAAAAGCTCGTGTGGATGAATAATCAGTATATGAAACAAGCGGATCTGGACCGAGTGGTTGATCTTGCGCTACCACATTTAATCAAAGCGGGCCGAATCACTGAAAATCTTTCTGGCGAGCAGCAAGAATGGGTTCGTCATTTAATTGCTCTTTATCAAGAAAAAATGAGCTATGGAGCGGAAATTGTCGAGCTATCAGAGCTGTTCTTTAAGGAGGATATTGCGTATGAGGCTGAAGCAAAAGAGGTGCTTCAGGAAGAGCAAGTTCCTGAAGTGATGGCTGCCTTCCTTGCAAAGGTTAAAGAACTGGAAACATTTGAAGCCGACGAAATAAAAAAAGCGATAAAGGCTGTTCAAAAAGAAACAGGCCATAAAGGCAAGAAGCTGTTTATGCCGATCCGTGCGGCGGTTACAGGCCAAACTCACGGCCCGGATCTGCCGAAAGCAATCGAATTGCTCGGCCAAGAGACAGTGCAAGCAAGAGTGGCAAAGATTATCGGTTAA
- the ispF gene encoding 2-C-methyl-D-erythritol 2,4-cyclodiphosphate synthase: MFRIGQGFDVHQLAEGRPLIIGGIEIPYEKGLLGHSDADVLLHTVADACLGAIGEGDIGKHFPDTDPAFKGADSAVLLERVWQLVKDRGYALGNIDCTIIAQKPKMAPHIESMRTRIAQLLEADSSQVNVKATTTEKLGFAGREEGIAAQATVLLVKSKG, translated from the coding sequence ATGTTTCGTATTGGACAAGGCTTTGATGTGCACCAGTTAGCAGAAGGCCGCCCATTAATTATTGGGGGCATTGAGATACCCTATGAAAAAGGATTGCTGGGACATTCCGATGCCGACGTGCTATTGCATACAGTAGCGGATGCATGTCTTGGAGCGATTGGAGAAGGGGATATCGGCAAGCATTTTCCAGATACGGATCCGGCGTTTAAAGGAGCGGATTCCGCTGTTTTGCTTGAGCGTGTGTGGCAGCTTGTGAAAGATCGCGGCTATGCTTTAGGAAATATAGACTGTACCATTATTGCCCAGAAACCCAAAATGGCTCCCCATATTGAGAGCATGAGAACAAGAATTGCGCAGCTGCTGGAGGCAGACAGCTCCCAAGTGAATGTCAAAGCGACCACCACTGAAAAGCTTGGCTTTGCCGGACGGGAAGAAGGAATCGCCGCGCAAGCCACGGTACTTTTAGTAAAGAGTAAAGGCTAA